One Faecalicatena sp. Marseille-Q4148 DNA window includes the following coding sequences:
- the ppdK gene encoding pyruvate, phosphate dikinase: MAKWVYMFTEGDASMRNTLGGKGANLAEMTKLGLPVPQGFTITTDACTQYYEDGRKINDEIMEQIMDAIVKMEEVTGKKFGDKENPLLVSVRSGARASMPGMMDTILNLGLNEEVVETLASASGNARWAWDCYRRFIQMYSDVVMEVGKKYFEELIDKMKEERGVKQDVELTAEDLHELAEQFKAEYKEKIGEEFPTDPKEQLMGAIKAVFRSWDNPRANVYRRDNDIPYSWGTAVNVQMMAFGNMGDDCGTGVAFTRDPATGNNGLFGEFLTNAQGEDVVAGVRTPMHISEMEQKFPEAFVQFKEVCQILEKHYRDMQDMEFTVEHGKLYMLQTRNGKRTAQAALKIACDLVDEGMRTEEEAVAMIDPRNLDTLLHPQFDAAAIKKAVPVGKALGASPGAACGKIVFTAEDAKEWAARGEKVVLVRLETSPEDIEGMKAAQGILTVRGGMTSHAAVVARGMGTCCVSGCGDITMDEANKKFTLAGKEYHEGDFLSLDGSTGNIYDGLIPTVDATIAGEFGRIMGWADKYRTLKVRTNADTPADARKARELGAEGIGLCRTEHMFFEGNRIDAFREMICSETVEEREAALEKILPEQQGDFEKLYEALEGNPVTIRFLDPPLHEFVPTTEEDIKKLADTQGKTVEQIKAIIDSLHEFNPMMGHRGLRLAVTYPEIAKMQTKAVIRAAINVQKAHADWAVKPEIMIPLSCDAKELKYVRDMVVETADAEIAAAGVELKYEVGTMIEIPRAALTADEIAKQADFFCFGTNDLTQMTYGFSRDDAGKFLEAYYDAKIFENDPFAKLDQIGVGKLMETAIKLGKPVNPNLHVGICGEHGGDPSSVEFCHKIGLDYVSCSPFRVPIARLAAAQAAISEKNAN; encoded by the coding sequence ATGGCAAAATGGGTTTATATGTTCACTGAAGGTGACGCTTCTATGCGTAACACTCTTGGTGGAAAAGGTGCTAACCTTGCTGAGATGACAAAATTAGGTCTTCCGGTACCACAGGGATTCACAATCACAACAGATGCTTGTACACAGTACTATGAAGACGGAAGAAAGATTAACGATGAGATCATGGAACAGATCATGGATGCAATCGTTAAAATGGAAGAAGTTACTGGAAAGAAATTTGGTGACAAAGAGAATCCACTTCTTGTATCTGTTCGTTCAGGAGCAAGAGCTTCTATGCCTGGTATGATGGATACAATCCTTAACCTTGGTCTGAACGAAGAGGTTGTTGAGACATTAGCTTCTGCATCAGGAAATGCTCGTTGGGCTTGGGACTGCTACAGAAGATTTATCCAGATGTACTCTGACGTAGTTATGGAAGTAGGTAAGAAATACTTCGAAGAGCTGATCGACAAGATGAAAGAAGAAAGAGGCGTAAAACAGGACGTAGAACTGACAGCTGAAGATCTTCATGAACTTGCAGAACAGTTCAAAGCTGAATATAAAGAAAAAATCGGCGAAGAATTCCCTACAGATCCAAAGGAACAGTTAATGGGAGCTATCAAAGCTGTATTCCGTTCTTGGGACAATCCACGTGCTAACGTATACCGTCGTGACAACGATATCCCATATTCTTGGGGAACAGCTGTTAACGTACAGATGATGGCATTCGGTAACATGGGAGATGACTGTGGTACAGGTGTTGCATTTACTCGTGACCCAGCTACAGGAAATAACGGTCTGTTCGGTGAATTCCTGACAAATGCTCAGGGTGAAGACGTTGTTGCCGGTGTTCGTACACCAATGCACATTTCTGAAATGGAACAGAAATTCCCGGAAGCTTTCGTACAGTTCAAAGAAGTATGTCAGATTCTTGAAAAACACTACAGAGATATGCAGGATATGGAGTTTACAGTAGAGCACGGTAAACTTTACATGTTACAGACACGTAACGGTAAGAGAACAGCTCAGGCTGCTCTTAAAATCGCTTGCGATTTAGTAGATGAAGGAATGAGAACAGAGGAAGAAGCAGTAGCTATGATCGATCCTCGTAACCTTGATACATTACTTCACCCACAGTTTGATGCAGCTGCAATCAAAAAAGCTGTACCGGTTGGAAAAGCTTTAGGAGCATCTCCGGGAGCTGCTTGCGGTAAGATCGTTTTCACAGCTGAAGACGCAAAAGAATGGGCTGCAAGAGGAGAGAAAGTTGTTCTTGTTCGTCTTGAGACATCACCGGAAGATATCGAAGGTATGAAAGCTGCTCAGGGTATCCTGACAGTTCGTGGTGGTATGACATCTCACGCAGCAGTTGTTGCTCGTGGTATGGGTACATGCTGTGTATCCGGATGTGGAGACATCACAATGGACGAAGCTAATAAGAAATTCACATTAGCAGGAAAAGAATACCATGAAGGAGATTTCTTATCTCTTGATGGATCAACAGGTAACATCTATGATGGTCTGATTCCTACAGTTGATGCTACAATCGCTGGAGAATTCGGAAGAATCATGGGATGGGCTGACAAATACAGAACATTAAAAGTTAGAACAAATGCAGATACACCGGCAGACGCTAGAAAAGCTCGTGAGCTTGGCGCTGAAGGTATCGGTCTTTGCCGTACAGAGCATATGTTCTTTGAAGGAAACAGAATTGATGCATTCCGTGAAATGATCTGTTCTGAGACAGTAGAAGAAAGAGAAGCTGCTCTTGAGAAGATTCTTCCGGAACAGCAGGGAGACTTCGAAAAATTATACGAAGCACTGGAAGGAAATCCGGTTACAATCCGTTTCTTAGATCCGCCGCTTCATGAATTCGTTCCTACAACAGAGGAAGATATCAAGAAACTTGCTGATACACAGGGCAAAACAGTTGAACAGATTAAAGCAATCATTGATTCTTTACATGAGTTCAACCCAATGATGGGACATCGTGGACTTCGTCTTGCTGTAACATATCCGGAAATCGCTAAGATGCAGACAAAAGCTGTTATCCGTGCAGCAATCAATGTACAGAAAGCACATGCAGACTGGGCAGTAAAACCGGAAATCATGATTCCATTATCTTGTGATGCAAAAGAATTAAAATACGTTAGAGATATGGTAGTAGAGACAGCTGATGCTGAAATCGCAGCAGCAGGCGTTGAGTTAAAATACGAAGTTGGTACAATGATCGAGATCCCAAGAGCTGCTCTTACAGCTGATGAGATCGCTAAACAGGCAGACTTCTTCTGCTTCGGTACAAACGATTTAACTCAGATGACATACGGATTCTCCCGTGATGATGCTGGTAAATTCTTAGAAGCTTACTACGATGCTAAGATCTTCGAGAACGATCCATTTGCAAAATTAGACCAGATCGGTGTAGGTAAGCTTATGGAAACAGCTATCAAATTAGGAAAACCGGTTAACCCGAATCTGCATGTAGGTATCTGTGGAGAACACGGTGGAGATCCAAGTTCTGTAGAATTCTGCCATAAGATTGGTTTAGACTACGTTTCTTGCTCACCATTCCGTGTGCCGATCGCAAGACTTGCAGCAGCACAGGCAGCTATTAGTGAAAAGAACGCAAACTAA
- a CDS encoding YesL family protein, which translates to MNRLFDLDNPIMRFLGKLFDLMYLNLLFLLCSIPIVTIGASLTAMYSVALKMVKNEETYIGKDFFKSFRMNFKQGTIIWILFLLIGWILYADTQIVKTMTGSWTKPFRIGIFSISLIIFCMFIYVFPILARFVNSVKVTIKNSLLMSIAHLPFTVLFILIDVLIIFIATRSGYALYTTLFVSMIGGTAGVAYIQSVFFRKIFKRYEPEEAELSETSDYIAEDN; encoded by the coding sequence ATGAACAGACTTTTTGATTTGGACAATCCCATAATGCGTTTTCTCGGGAAGTTGTTCGACTTAATGTATTTAAACCTTTTATTTCTTTTGTGCAGCATCCCGATTGTTACGATTGGCGCTTCTCTGACTGCCATGTACAGTGTTGCATTAAAAATGGTCAAAAATGAAGAAACTTATATTGGAAAAGACTTTTTCAAGTCTTTCCGAATGAATTTCAAGCAGGGAACGATCATCTGGATTCTTTTTCTGCTGATCGGATGGATTCTGTATGCGGATACACAGATTGTAAAAACCATGACGGGAAGCTGGACGAAACCGTTCCGAATCGGAATTTTTTCTATTTCACTCATTATTTTCTGTATGTTTATTTATGTATTTCCGATTCTCGCAAGATTTGTCAACAGCGTAAAAGTTACGATCAAAAATTCATTATTGATGAGTATTGCCCATCTTCCTTTTACCGTATTGTTTATTCTCATCGATGTTTTAATTATTTTTATTGCTACAAGATCCGGTTATGCCCTTTATACAACACTTTTTGTCAGCATGATCGGCGGTACTGCAGGTGTTGCTTACATTCAGTCCGTATTTTTCCGCAAGATTTTCAAACGATATGAACCGGAAGAAGCAGAGCTTTCTGAAACATCTGACTACATAGCCGAAGACAATTAA